The following proteins are encoded in a genomic region of Phycodurus eques isolate BA_2022a chromosome 11, UOR_Pequ_1.1, whole genome shotgun sequence:
- the flrt3 gene encoding leucine-rich repeat transmembrane protein FLRT3: MVRQCKAFILSLIRVGLLLGLANPLVTSASCPSVCRCDGTFIYCNDRGLTSIPSGLPLDATVLFLQNNRIKSSGIPAELSRLSNVEKIYLYCNNLDEFPSNLPLGLKELHLQENNIRMITHASLDQIPYIEELHLDDNSVSAVSIEEGAFRDSSHLRLLFLSRNHLSTIPSGLPMSIEELRFEDNRISSISEQSLQDLINLKRLILDGNLLNNRGIGEMAFINLINLTELSLVRNSLTSPPANLPGTSLEKLQLQDNHINRVPPGAFAFLRQLYRLDLSGNNLSSLPQGVFEDLDNLTQLLLRNNPWQCTCRMKWVRDWLRALPTKVNVRGFMCQGPDKVKGMALKDLTTDMFDCRDLEFISTFETSTVSNTGRPSQPEWPSFVTKRPGVKRPNMGKNYHGTTISSGRKIITISVKSSSSDTVHISWRVSQPMTALRLSWLKLGHSPAFGSITETIVQGERTEYLLTALEPESSYRICMVPMETSNIYLSDETPVCIETETGSHKSYNPTTTLNREQEKEPYKNSSLPLAAIIGGAVALLAIIMLALVCWYVHRNGSLFSRNCTYNKGRRRKDDYAEAGTKKDNSILEIRETSFQMIPINQLPVSKEEFVIHTIFPPNGLSLYKSPHNENSINNRSYRDSGIPDSDYSHS; encoded by the coding sequence ATGGTACGTCAATGCAAGGCCTTTATCCTCTCCCTCATCAGGGTTGGACTGCTGCTGGGCCTTGCTAACCCACTGGTGACCTCTGCCTCATGTCCCTCTGTCTGCCGCTGTGATGGAACCTTCATCTACTGTAATGACCGTGGCCTGACTTCCATCCCTAGTGGTTTACCCCTGGATGCAACAGTGCTCTTCCTGCAAAACAATCGAATAAAGAGTTCAGGAATTCCCGCAGAACTGAGCAGGCTCTCAAATGTGGAGAAGATCTACCTGTATTGCAACAATCTGGATGAGTTCCCCAGTAACCTTCCTCTTGGGTTGAAAGAGCTCCATCTTCAGGAGAACAACATTCGGATGATCACGCATGCATCCTTAGACCAGATTCCTTATATTGAGGAACTTCACTTGGATGATAACTCTGTGTCAGCAGTCAGCATTGAAGAGGGGGCCTTTAGGGACAGTAGTCACCTTAGATTGCTTTTCCTCTCCAGGAACCACCTTAGTACCATCCCCTCAGGCCTACCCATGAGCATTGAGGAGTTGCGCTTTGAAGACAACCGCATCTCATCAATCTCTGAACAGTCACTGCAAGATCTCATCAACCTGAAGCGACTAATATTAGATGGAAACCTGCTCAACAACCGTGGGATTGGAGAGATGGCTTTCATCAATCTGATTAACCTGACTGAGCTCTCGCTAGTGAGGAATTCCCTGACATCACCACCAGCTAACTTGCCAGGCACAAGTTTGGAGAAGCTGCAGCTCCAAGATAATCACATTAATAGGGTCCCACCTGGGGCTTTTGCCTTCCTTAGGCAACTGTATCGCTTGGACTTATCCGGCAACAATCTAAGCAGCCTCCCACAAGGGGTTTTTGAAGATCTGGACAATCTCACACAGCTTTTGCTTCGCAACAACCCCTGGCAATGCACTTGCAGGATGAAATGGGTGCGTGACTGGCTCCGGGCATTGCCGACAAAAGTAAATGTACGGGGATTCATGTGCCAGGGTCCTGATAAGGTAAAAGGCATGGCTCTAAAAGACTTAACTACAGACATGTTTGACTGCAGAGATTTAGAATTTATATCCACATTTGAGACAAGCACGGTCTCCAACACTGGCCGCCCCTCGCAGCCAGAATGGCCCTCATTTGTGACTAAAAGGCCTGGAGTAAAGCGACCAAATATGGGCAAAAATTACCACGGCACTACCATATCATCAGGCAGAAAGATCATCACAATTAGCGTGAAGTCAAGTAGCTCAGATACAGTACACATATCATGGAGAGTATCACAACCCATGACTGCCCTTCGGCTCAGCTGGCTGAAGCTGGGACACAGCCCTGCATTTGGCTCCATCACAGAGACAATAGTACAGGGGGAGAGGACGGAGTACCTGCTCACTGCGCTGGAGCCAGAGTCTTCCTACAGGATATGTATGGTTCCCATGGAGACCAGCAATATATACCTGTCAGACGAGACTCCCGTTTGCATAGAGACGGAGACTGGCTCTCATAAATCCTACAACCCAACAACAACTTTAAACAGAGAGCAGGAGAAAGAGCCTTACAAAAATTCCAGTCTGCCTTTGGCTGCTATCATTGGAGGGGCTGTTGCACTTTTGGCAATAATCATGTTGGCATTGGTGTGCTGGTACGTCCACAGGAATGGGTCACTTTTTTCCAGGAACTGCACCTACAACAAAGGTCGTCGGAGAAAGGATGACTATGCTGAAGCTGGCACTAAGAAGGACAACTCAATTCTAGAAATAAGAGAGACTTCTTTTCAAATGATACCAATAAATCAGCTTCCTGTGTCCAAGGAGGAGTTTGTGATACACACAATTTTTCCACCTAATGGACTGAGTTTATACAAGAGCCCACACAACGAGAACAGTATTAACAACAGGAGCTATAGAGACAGTGGAATACCAGATTCAGACTATTCTCATTCATGA